The DNA window GCCGAAAAACGCCTCGTCGGAATCATAGCCCCGGCACACAACCAGACCGAGCACCTTGCCCAGCACCCTTCCTTCCATCGATTCCGTGGTCACCACGGGAAAACGTCCCGTCAGAAAAAGGTCCTTGACCACTTCCATATTTTCCGTGCGACCGTTTTCGGCCTTGCGGGACTTCTTTTCATTACCGCCGAGTAAAAAAAGCATGGGCTTCCTCCTTGGTATCAAGCGCCTTGCGTCATGATTTTGCCAGTGTGCATTCATCATTGCAAAGTGCTTGCCACTCAAGACGCCCGCTCCGCCCTGCCGGTTACACGGCTGCGAAAATCCGTGAAAAGATGCAGGGTTGCCGTGCAGTCCGCACCCAGCCACGTCAGCCCAGCAGGGAGCGGCACATATCCTCCAGCACCTCATACAACCCGCGCTCCACAGCCCCCAGGTCTTCGGGTGCAAGCCCGGTGCGACTCCACGCGTCCGGGCTCAGCGGCGGCACATACGCCTCCGGCGTGGCACAAATCCCCAGTGCCTTGGCCATCACATCCGCCACATGCACAATAAGCGGCTCCGTGAACTGCGCAGACTTTTCCGGCAGATGATGGTGCAGCACCCCCGCCGCCAGCGGGAAGGGGAAATTCCATTTGCGCAGCAGCATACCGCCCAGACGGGCATGGTCGTAACCCATCACTTCTGCCTCGGCAACAAACAGGGGAACGGACCGCTCCTGCGCCACGCGCAACACCTCGGCGGCTTTACGCGGTTTTGCCGCGCACAGCATCACAAATCCGATATCGTGCAGCAGGCCGCAGACAAAAAACCTTTCCGGCTCAGGCAGCCGCACGCGTTCCGCAAGGCGGCGCGAAAGCATACCCACGGCTATGGAGTGCTTCCAGAACGCCGTCAGATCCATGACCTTGCCCGGCACATGCCGGAACATGTCCATGACACAGGCGCCTAGAGCCAGTTGTCCCAGTTGCCGCGTGCCCACAATCGCCACAGCGCGGGATATGGTGTCTATCTGAGAAGGAAAACTGTAGAACGCGCTGTTTACCAGACGCAGCAAAAAAGCCGTCAACCCTGCATCCTTGGCAACCACGGCTGCCACATCGGCTGCGGAACTCTCCGGGTCAGCCACGGTCTTCTGCAGTTCCATCACCACCAGCGGCAGCGAAGGCAGGCTGAAGTCGGTCTGCAACACGTCCAGCGGGTCCTCCCGCTCACCGGCGGAATCCTGCAAGCCATGCACACTGGGCAAGCCATGCAGACCGGGCGCACAAGGACGTCCGCCCCCTTCAGCACCGCACGCTCCCGTTGCCTCCGGCGTATGCACAAACGCAAAGGGACGCCTGCCCGCCGTCAAATCTCTAACACACCAGCGTTCCGCCAGCCGTCGCAACTCCTGCGTTGCCGGATGTCCGGCATCGGCGTGGCGGAACCGCCTCTCGCATATCCGTCCGGCTTCTTCGGCCAGCTCCTGCCCGCCGCCCGTCCGTGCATTGGCGGAAAATCGCGTTTCCCACATCATCCGTAGCCCCCCTTATTCCACAGTGCGCGCACCGCCCTTGCGCGCATCATCCTGATTCCCATACCTATTGCAGGAATCGCGCGGCATGGCAAGAAAACCGCGCCCGCCCTGTGCTTCCCGTCCTTGACGGAACCCTCCGGCTGCATCATTAATACCCCTCCGGACCGGCAGCCGTCCCCCCTGCTTCACAGAACACGGACGATACCGTAGAATAGGCGCGTACCATCATCACATCCGGCAATGCCGGAACAAGACCTCCGAGACCCCATGCACGGCTCCCGCCCCGCCATATATTCAGCCCTGCTTTTCGCCGCGCTGCTCGCCGCGTTCCTTGTGGTGTCGCCCGCCCATGCGCTGACGCAGAAAGAACGCAAGAACATCCTGTTCCTGAATTCCTATCACAACGGCTACTCGTGGTCAGACACCATCTTCGACGGAATCAAACAGACGCTGGAAGCAAGCGGCTACAGCATTGTCCTGCAAGTAGAATACATGGACTCCAAAAAGTTCCGGTATGAGGAAACGGTCCAGCCGCTGCTCAGCCTCTACCGCGACAAGTTCAGGGGCAAAAAGTTTGATGTCATCATCGTTTCAGACAACGCCGCCTTCGATTTCATCCTCGAATACGGCGAGCAGCTCTTTCCCGGCGTGCCCGCCGTATTCTGCGGCGTAAACGACTTCAACCCCGCTTCGGTGGCATCACGCAACATCACCGGCGTGGTAGAAAGCTTCGACGTTGCCGCCAATCTGGAATTCGCCCTGCGCATGCACCCTGCCATGCGCCGCATGGTGGTCATCGGCGACCAGTCCGTCACCGGGGTTGCCATAAGCACGCAGATACGCGAGGCACTCCCCGCCTTCCGCAACAGGCTGACCATAGAATTCTGGAACGACTACTCTCTGGACCAGATGCTGAACTGGGTGCGCAACGCCGGACCGGACACCTTCTTCTATTTCATCCCCATGTACCGCGACATAGACGGGCAGTTTTACTCCGCGCAGGAACTGCTCCAGCTGGTACGGGCAAGCACCGGCGCACCGCTCTATTCCAACTGGGCATTCCTGCTGGGCAGCGGCATCACGGGCGGCAAGCTGCTCTCCGGCGAGGCGCACGGCTCCACCGCCGCCAAACTGGCGATAGAGGTGCTCGGCGGCACGCAGCCCCCCGATATCCCCGTTATCCTGAGCGGCGAAGAGCAGTGGAAATTCGACTACACCGAGCTGAAACGCCTGCACATAAGCGAAAACCTGCTCCCCAAGGGCGCAACCATCATCAATGCCCCCAACCGCTTTTACGAACTGAACAAGCAGGTCTTCTGGACCATCATCGTCAGTCTGGTCATCCTCACCGTCACGCTGGTCATGCTGGTCATGAATATTCTTGAAAAGCGCTCGGTGGAACAGAAGATCAAAGACCAGCTTTCCTTCCTGCGGCTGCTTATGGACACCATTCCCATCCCCATCTACTCCAAGGATAAATACGGGCGATACAAGGAATGTAACGTGGCCTTCGAGCGGTTCTTCAACGTGACGCGCGAAGAGATACTAAACCGCAACGAATGGCAGTTGCAGGGCATGGGCCTTTCACAACTGCACGATTCCGTAGACAGCGCCCTGCTGCGCGAACCCGGCGTGGCCATATACGAGCAGACCATCACCCCGCCCAGCGGGCAATTGCACAATATCATCCTGCACAAGGCCACCAACATAAACGCCCGGTCAGAAATCGCAGGCCTTGTGGGCATCATCTTCGACTTCACCGACCGTAAGAAGGCAGAAGACAGCCTGCGTGCGGCGGAAGAAAAATACCGCTCCATCTTCGTCAATTCACCGCTGGGCATCTTCCGGCTCAAGCCGGACGGCGACCTTGTGGACATAAACCCGGCCCTCGCGCACATGGCCGGATATGCCACGCCGGAGGCCATGCTCGAATCGGATTCAGACATCCCCCGCCGCCTCATCAGCGACCTTACCCTCACGGGAGAAGGAGAAACAGGCGAAGAGGTGCGCACCTACGAAAAGGCCTTTTCCCGCAAAGACGGCTCCACCGTCATAGCCAACATTTCTGTCCGCATCATCCGCGACAGGCTGGGCAACGTAGACCTGCTGGAAGGCTTCGCGGAAAACGTGACCAAGCGCAAACGCGCGGAAAAGGCACGGCGCGAGTCGGAACGCATGCTCCAGTTGGTGCTGGACAACATCCCCCAGCTGGTCTCGTGGAAGGACAAAACCCTGCGCTACCTCGGCGCAAACAAATCCTTCTGCGCGTTTTTCGGACTGGACGGGCCGGGAGAACTCGCGGGCAAAACCAACCGCGACATCATGCCCTACCCGCCGGATGCGGAAGAACTGTTCGCCGCAGAACAGCGCGTGGTGGCAGAAAACAACGCCCAGTACCAGACCCGGCTTGCCATCACCGGGCCGCACGGCGAAATGGTATGGCTGGAGACCAACCGCGTTCCCCTGCAT is part of the Desulfovibrio psychrotolerans genome and encodes:
- a CDS encoding PAS domain S-box protein, producing the protein MHGSRPAIYSALLFAALLAAFLVVSPAHALTQKERKNILFLNSYHNGYSWSDTIFDGIKQTLEASGYSIVLQVEYMDSKKFRYEETVQPLLSLYRDKFRGKKFDVIIVSDNAAFDFILEYGEQLFPGVPAVFCGVNDFNPASVASRNITGVVESFDVAANLEFALRMHPAMRRMVVIGDQSVTGVAISTQIREALPAFRNRLTIEFWNDYSLDQMLNWVRNAGPDTFFYFIPMYRDIDGQFYSAQELLQLVRASTGAPLYSNWAFLLGSGITGGKLLSGEAHGSTAAKLAIEVLGGTQPPDIPVILSGEEQWKFDYTELKRLHISENLLPKGATIINAPNRFYELNKQVFWTIIVSLVILTVTLVMLVMNILEKRSVEQKIKDQLSFLRLLMDTIPIPIYSKDKYGRYKECNVAFERFFNVTREEILNRNEWQLQGMGLSQLHDSVDSALLREPGVAIYEQTITPPSGQLHNIILHKATNINARSEIAGLVGIIFDFTDRKKAEDSLRAAEEKYRSIFVNSPLGIFRLKPDGDLVDINPALAHMAGYATPEAMLESDSDIPRRLISDLTLTGEGETGEEVRTYEKAFSRKDGSTVIANISVRIIRDRLGNVDLLEGFAENVTKRKRAEKARRESERMLQLVLDNIPQLVSWKDKTLRYLGANKSFCAFFGLDGPGELAGKTNRDIMPYPPDAEELFAAEQRVVAENNAQYQTRLAITGPHGEMVWLETNRVPLHGDDGEVVGLLTAAEDITQRINLERQLLQSQKMEAIGTLAGGISHDFNNILTSIINSVELALMDIEEDSHTWTDMVRALRAAQRGSQLVKQILTFSRPSMEGFITTNINDVLSEALGIIKASMPRNIDIREHTEQVQAVTMADPTQIHQVVMNLCTNAFHSLRNYGGVLELSLDKTRLDEEDAKLINVTPGNYFVLSVADNGPGIAPEILDKIFDPFFTTKGKTEGTGLGLAVVHGIIKAHRGGILVHSRPFQRTAFEIYLPSMEDAQNPQEAGVSQPLHGAGRILFVEDDEDQLQTIPRVLENLGYTVQAAAHPADALAMLQHTPTAWDLLITDFDMPDINGLELAEEVLGVAPGLPVILVSGRDVASQGAGTIPNIRSVVSKPYNRNTLAEAIRKVLTRT
- a CDS encoding HDOD domain-containing protein gives rise to the protein MMWETRFSANARTGGGQELAEEAGRICERRFRHADAGHPATQELRRLAERWCVRDLTAGRRPFAFVHTPEATGACGAEGGGRPCAPGLHGLPSVHGLQDSAGEREDPLDVLQTDFSLPSLPLVVMELQKTVADPESSAADVAAVVAKDAGLTAFLLRLVNSAFYSFPSQIDTISRAVAIVGTRQLGQLALGACVMDMFRHVPGKVMDLTAFWKHSIAVGMLSRRLAERVRLPEPERFFVCGLLHDIGFVMLCAAKPRKAAEVLRVAQERSVPLFVAEAEVMGYDHARLGGMLLRKWNFPFPLAAGVLHHHLPEKSAQFTEPLIVHVADVMAKALGICATPEAYVPPLSPDAWSRTGLAPEDLGAVERGLYEVLEDMCRSLLG